In a genomic window of Deltaproteobacteria bacterium:
- a CDS encoding RimK family alpha-L-glutamate ligase, which produces MPRRLLVAENTRAWTLALPGVDVVTARDYLTAPEFARLRNARVFNVCRTNSYQTVGYYVSLLAAARGHRPLPSVTTIQDLRSAPLIRIASDELQADIQRALGPLKGDTFTLSIYFGRNLARRYDRLCHALFAHFPAPFLRAEFARTDRWRLESLRPIAAGDIPDGHREFVADSARRFFARPTSARRSDHYRYDLAILFDPDEIDAPSDERAIRKVCRAAERHGLRPTLIGREDYGRVAEFDALFIRETTAVNHHTYRFARRAEAEGLVVIDDPTSIIRCTNKVYLAEVFARHGIPCPPTLVVHRDNAASVAAELGLPCVLKAPDSSFSRGVVRADTEAELERHLAAILAESELAVAQRFMPTEYDWRIALLAGRPLFACRYHMVRGHWQIQRSYASNARRYGRVDAVALDDVPPRVLALARRACRPIGDGLYGVDIKQVGSRALVIEINDNPNLEAGVEDRAEGDAVYDAIARVFAERLDRRGQPRR; this is translated from the coding sequence ATGCCTCGCCGGCTTCTCGTCGCCGAGAACACGCGCGCGTGGACGCTCGCCCTGCCCGGCGTCGACGTCGTCACGGCGCGCGACTACCTCACCGCTCCCGAGTTCGCGCGGCTGCGCAACGCGCGCGTGTTCAACGTGTGCCGCACAAACAGCTACCAGACGGTCGGATATTACGTGTCGCTGCTCGCGGCGGCGCGCGGCCACCGGCCGCTGCCGTCGGTCACGACCATCCAGGATCTGCGCTCGGCGCCGCTCATCCGGATCGCATCCGACGAGTTGCAAGCGGACATCCAGCGCGCGCTCGGGCCGCTCAAGGGCGACACGTTCACGCTCAGCATCTACTTCGGGCGCAACCTTGCGCGCCGCTACGACCGGCTGTGCCACGCGCTGTTCGCGCACTTTCCCGCGCCGTTTCTACGCGCGGAGTTCGCGCGCACCGATCGATGGCGGCTGGAGTCGTTGCGGCCGATCGCAGCCGGCGACATCCCGGACGGTCACCGCGAGTTCGTCGCCGACAGTGCCCGCCGGTTCTTCGCGCGGCCGACCAGCGCGCGCCGATCGGACCACTACCGTTACGACCTCGCGATCCTGTTCGATCCGGACGAAATCGACGCACCGTCGGACGAGCGCGCGATCCGCAAGGTGTGCCGCGCCGCCGAGCGCCACGGCCTGCGCCCGACCCTCATCGGGCGCGAGGACTACGGGCGCGTCGCCGAGTTCGACGCGCTGTTCATCCGCGAGACCACCGCCGTCAACCACCACACGTACCGGTTCGCCAGGCGAGCGGAAGCCGAAGGCCTGGTCGTGATCGACGACCCGACGTCGATCATTCGCTGCACGAACAAGGTGTACCTTGCCGAGGTGTTCGCCCGCCACGGGATCCCCTGCCCGCCGACGCTCGTCGTCCACCGCGACAACGCAGCGTCGGTCGCCGCCGAACTCGGCCTGCCGTGCGTGCTCAAGGCGCCGGACAGTTCGTTCTCGCGCGGGGTGGTGCGCGCTGACACCGAGGCGGAGCTGGAGCGCCATCTCGCTGCAATCCTCGCCGAAAGCGAACTCGCCGTCGCGCAGCGGTTCATGCCGACCGAGTACGATTGGCGCATTGCGCTCCTCGCCGGCCGCCCGCTGTTCGCATGCCGCTACCACATGGTGCGCGGCCACTGGCAGATCCAGCGGTCGTACGCGTCGAACGCGCGCCGCTACGGCCGCGTCGACGCGGTCGCACTGGACGACGTGCCGCCGCGCGTGCTGGCGCTCGCCCGGCGCGCGTGCCGGCCGATCGGCGACGGTCTCTACGGCGTCGACATCAAGCAAGTCGGCTCGCGCGCGCTCGTCATCGAGATCAACGACAACCCGAACCTGGAAGCCGGCGTCGAGGACCGCGCCGAGGGCGATGCGGTCTACGATGCGATCGCGCGCGTGTTCGCGGAACGACTCGACCGCCGCGGGCAGCCGCGGAGATGA
- a CDS encoding AAA family ATPase: MPSVQLQVAPAASADVGKGVARLSAAAMKALGLRGGEPIAITGKRTTAAIALPPYPEDADLDFIRLDGLGRVNAGVGVRDAVTVARADPKPARRVVLGPADPHMHLSGSGEGLRQTLLGRPLVAGDLVSTSIYHRLATDALPDDLFSTLLDRRAYGLQEIRLLAVATKPQGVVVITDTTEIVISSEHVDPAESRAADVTYDDVGGVRETIELVREMIELPLKHPELFHRLGIDPPKGVLLHGPPGTGKTLLARAVANESDAAFFSINGPEIVGSAIGQSEQQLRAVFEQARDAAPAIVFIDEIDSIAPKRAQVTGETEKRLVAQLLTLMDGLQPRQHVVVIGATNMPDALDEALRRPGRFDRELIIGVPDADGRREILDIHTRGMPLGDSVDLDGLARTTYGFVGADLAALCREAALETLRRNLPRIDLSKEEIPADVLDSLEVTGADFQRATKRVQPSALREILIQTPDVGWDDVGGLADVKRALREGVQLPLARPDAFRRLGIRPAKGFLLYGPPGTGKTLLAKAVAREAEANFIAARSSDLLSKWYGESEKQVARLFQRARQVAPTVVFFDELDALAPRRGGGLSEPQVTERVVNTLLAELDGLEEMQGVVVLAATNQPMLIDPALLRPGRFDELIYVPIPDRDTRLGILRIHTRNMPCAPDVDLEWIADETHGYTGADLEDLVRRAGLLALRHSLDVMDVPMPIFREALAQTRASVTPAMEAEYARVAEQLHREHATVRRIGFAPIDR, translated from the coding sequence ATGCCATCCGTCCAGCTACAAGTCGCGCCCGCCGCGAGCGCCGACGTCGGCAAGGGAGTGGCGCGCCTGAGCGCGGCGGCGATGAAGGCGCTCGGGCTCCGGGGCGGTGAGCCGATCGCGATCACCGGCAAGCGCACCACCGCGGCCATCGCGCTGCCGCCCTACCCCGAGGATGCCGACCTCGACTTCATCCGGCTCGATGGCCTCGGCCGCGTCAACGCCGGCGTCGGCGTGCGCGACGCCGTTACGGTCGCGCGCGCCGACCCGAAGCCCGCGCGCCGCGTGGTGCTCGGTCCCGCCGACCCGCACATGCACCTGAGCGGCTCGGGCGAGGGGCTGCGCCAGACGCTGCTCGGCCGGCCGCTCGTCGCCGGCGATCTGGTGAGCACGTCGATCTATCATCGGCTGGCGACCGACGCGCTGCCCGACGACCTGTTTTCGACCCTGCTCGATCGCCGCGCCTACGGGCTGCAGGAGATCCGCCTGCTCGCAGTCGCCACCAAACCGCAGGGCGTCGTCGTCATCACCGATACGACGGAGATCGTCATCTCGTCGGAACACGTCGACCCGGCCGAGTCACGCGCGGCCGACGTCACGTACGACGACGTCGGCGGTGTACGGGAGACGATCGAGTTGGTGCGGGAGATGATCGAACTTCCGCTCAAACATCCCGAGCTGTTCCATCGGCTCGGCATCGACCCGCCGAAAGGCGTGCTGCTGCACGGACCTCCCGGGACCGGCAAGACGCTGCTCGCGCGCGCCGTCGCCAACGAGTCGGACGCCGCGTTCTTTTCGATCAACGGCCCCGAGATCGTCGGCAGCGCCATCGGCCAGTCGGAACAACAGCTGCGCGCCGTGTTCGAACAGGCCCGCGATGCCGCGCCGGCGATCGTGTTCATCGACGAGATCGACTCGATCGCTCCCAAGCGCGCGCAGGTGACCGGCGAGACCGAAAAGCGGCTCGTGGCGCAGCTGCTCACCTTGATGGATGGCCTGCAGCCGCGCCAGCACGTCGTCGTGATCGGCGCGACCAACATGCCGGATGCGCTCGACGAGGCGCTGCGCCGGCCGGGGCGCTTCGACCGCGAGCTGATCATCGGCGTGCCGGACGCCGACGGGCGCCGGGAAATTCTCGACATCCACACCCGCGGCATGCCGCTCGGCGACAGCGTCGACCTCGACGGGCTGGCGCGCACGACCTACGGGTTCGTCGGCGCGGATCTGGCGGCGCTGTGCCGCGAGGCGGCGCTCGAGACCCTGCGCCGCAACCTGCCGCGCATCGACCTGTCGAAGGAGGAAATCCCGGCCGACGTGCTCGACTCGCTAGAGGTCACAGGCGCCGACTTCCAGCGCGCAACCAAGCGCGTGCAACCGAGCGCGCTGCGCGAGATCTTGATCCAAACGCCGGATGTCGGTTGGGACGACGTCGGCGGACTCGCCGACGTCAAGCGGGCGCTGCGCGAGGGCGTTCAACTGCCGCTCGCGCGGCCGGACGCGTTTCGGCGGCTGGGCATCCGCCCGGCGAAGGGGTTCTTGCTGTACGGCCCGCCCGGCACCGGCAAGACGTTGCTCGCGAAAGCGGTCGCGCGCGAGGCGGAAGCGAACTTCATCGCGGCGCGGTCCAGCGATCTACTGTCGAAATGGTACGGCGAGTCGGAGAAACAAGTGGCCCGGCTGTTTCAGCGCGCGCGCCAGGTCGCGCCGACCGTGGTGTTCTTCGACGAACTCGACGCGCTCGCTCCGCGCCGCGGCGGCGGGCTCAGCGAGCCCCAGGTGACCGAGCGGGTCGTCAACACGCTGCTGGCGGAACTCGACGGGCTCGAGGAGATGCAAGGGGTCGTCGTGCTCGCCGCGACCAATCAGCCGATGCTGATCGACCCCGCATTGTTGCGTCCGGGGCGGTTCGACGAGCTGATCTACGTGCCGATCCCCGATCGCGACACGCGGCTGGGGATTCTGCGGATCCACACCCGCAACATGCCGTGCGCCCCGGACGTCGATCTCGAGTGGATCGCGGACGAGACGCACGGCTACACGGGGGCCGACCTCGAGGATCTCGTGCGGCGAGCGGGCCTGCTCGCCCTGCGCCACAGCCTCGACGTGATGGATGTGCCGATGCCCATTTTCCGCGAAGCGCTCGCGCAGACGCGCGCCTCGGTCACGCCGGCGATGGAGGCCGAGTACGCGCGCGTGGCCGAACAGCTCCACCGCGAGCACGCCACGGTGCGGCGTATCGGGTTCGCGCCGATCGACCGATGA
- a CDS encoding sigma-54-dependent Fis family transcriptional regulator: MAEPVIFVDADDLFDRCRDELVAHDLRPARATWADVRAALAGADRALVVAPAETAYEGGPAQRLSAEQPGVELVLLAPAAGIAPVMRAVEEADAEFLPRDPPVDLVVARLRRAARHRDARLELARLRRQIEAERGFEAMAGTSPQMQTLFELVERAAATRASVLITGESGTGKELVARALHNRSPRRDQPFVAINCSAVPETLLESELFGHVRGAFTDAKESRAGLFVRANGGTLFLDEIGDMPLVTQPKLLRVLQERSVRPVGGDVEVPVDVRVVAATNRDLEAEVGRRAFREDLYYRLNVIHIHVPPLRERASDILLLAERFVRNAAAELGKEVTGISRAAAARLLAYPWPGNVRELQNCLERAVALTRYDEVRVEDLPPKVALPAAEMPPEPAAPTRELVPLDEVERRYIAHVLAAVGGNKKAAARVLGLDRKTLYRKIERYGLAAPKSAD; the protein is encoded by the coding sequence ATGGCCGAGCCGGTGATCTTCGTCGACGCCGACGACCTGTTCGATCGGTGCCGGGACGAACTGGTCGCGCACGACCTGCGGCCGGCGCGGGCTACGTGGGCCGACGTCCGGGCGGCGCTCGCCGGCGCGGACCGGGCGCTGGTGGTGGCGCCCGCCGAGACGGCGTATGAGGGTGGGCCGGCGCAGCGGCTATCGGCCGAGCAGCCCGGCGTCGAGTTGGTGTTGCTCGCGCCGGCGGCGGGGATTGCGCCGGTGATGCGCGCCGTCGAGGAGGCGGACGCCGAATTCTTGCCGCGCGACCCGCCCGTCGACCTGGTCGTCGCGCGACTGCGGCGGGCGGCGCGCCACCGGGACGCGCGGCTCGAGCTGGCGCGGCTGCGCCGCCAGATCGAAGCGGAGCGCGGCTTCGAGGCGATGGCCGGCACGAGCCCGCAGATGCAGACGCTGTTCGAACTGGTCGAGCGGGCGGCGGCGACGCGCGCGTCCGTGCTGATCACGGGGGAGAGCGGCACCGGCAAGGAGCTGGTCGCCCGGGCGCTGCACAATCGCAGCCCGCGCCGCGACCAACCGTTCGTCGCGATCAACTGCTCGGCCGTTCCGGAGACGTTGCTCGAGAGCGAGCTTTTCGGTCACGTGCGCGGCGCGTTCACGGACGCCAAGGAGTCGCGAGCCGGCTTGTTCGTGCGCGCCAACGGCGGCACGCTGTTCCTCGACGAGATCGGCGACATGCCGCTGGTGACGCAGCCCAAGCTGCTGCGCGTATTGCAGGAGCGGAGCGTGCGGCCCGTCGGCGGCGACGTCGAGGTGCCGGTGGACGTACGCGTCGTCGCCGCGACCAACCGCGACCTCGAGGCCGAGGTCGGCCGGCGCGCGTTCCGCGAGGACTTGTACTACCGCCTCAACGTCATCCACATTCACGTGCCGCCGCTGCGCGAGCGGGCGAGCGACATCTTGCTGCTCGCGGAGCGCTTCGTGCGCAACGCGGCCGCGGAACTGGGCAAGGAGGTCACCGGGATTTCGCGGGCCGCGGCCGCGAGGCTGCTTGCGTACCCGTGGCCGGGCAACGTCCGCGAGCTGCAAAACTGCCTCGAGCGCGCGGTTGCGCTCACCCGGTACGACGAGGTTCGCGTCGAGGATCTGCCGCCGAAGGTGGCGCTCCCCGCGGCCGAGATGCCGCCGGAGCCTGCCGCGCCCACCCGGGAACTCGTGCCGCTGGACGAAGTGGAGCGGCGGTACATCGCCCACGTGCTCGCGGCCGTCGGCGGCAACAAGAAGGCGGCGGCGCGGGTACTCGGCCTGGACCGCAAGACCCTCTACCGCAAGATCGAGCGCTACGGCCTCGCCGCACCGAAATCCGCGGACTGA
- a CDS encoding CDGSH iron-sulfur domain-containing protein, with product MSEPVIAAKVPAVMELEPGTYYWCRCGRSQNQPFCDGSHQGTEFSPMEFSLDEKKKVALCQCKRTGNPPYCDGTHKKL from the coding sequence ATGTCCGAACCCGTCATCGCTGCCAAGGTCCCCGCCGTCATGGAACTCGAACCCGGTACCTATTACTGGTGCCGGTGCGGGCGGTCGCAGAACCAGCCGTTTTGCGACGGCTCGCATCAGGGGACGGAGTTCTCGCCGATGGAGTTTTCGCTCGACGAGAAAAAGAAAGTCGCCCTGTGCCAGTGCAAGCGCACCGGCAATCCGCCGTACTGCGACGGCACACACAAGAAGTTGTAG
- a CDS encoding succinylglutamate desuccinylase — protein MRRAGGGAIASKADRPAPFSFAGAEVKPGRAAEFEIPVARLPAGTWVTMPTVVVHGRHKGPRVWLNAAIHGDELNGVEIIRQVLAAVDASRMCGTVIAVPIVNVFGVITGTRYLPDRRDLNRSFPGSRRGSLAARLAHLFFAEVVSRCEFGIDYHTGSAGRDNLPQIRCDADDEVVRDLACAFAPPIVVHANVRDGSLRAAANADGKRVLLYEAGEALRFDERAIELGVAGTLRVLAALGMVPDGAGRPAQPPPVSRKTAWVRASRSGFCHLAVDRGHRVSAGDIVARIADTHGRRTVPVRTKLGGVVIGCLRTAVVHRGEAVVHIAEVAA, from the coding sequence ATGCGGCGAGCGGGAGGCGGCGCGATCGCATCAAAGGCTGATCGGCCGGCGCCGTTTTCGTTCGCCGGCGCCGAGGTCAAGCCCGGTCGGGCGGCCGAGTTCGAGATCCCGGTCGCGCGGCTGCCTGCAGGGACGTGGGTCACGATGCCGACCGTCGTCGTGCACGGCCGCCACAAGGGTCCGCGCGTGTGGCTCAACGCGGCGATCCACGGCGACGAACTCAACGGCGTCGAGATCATCCGCCAGGTGCTCGCGGCGGTCGACGCGTCGCGGATGTGCGGGACCGTCATCGCCGTGCCGATCGTCAACGTGTTCGGCGTCATCACCGGCACGCGCTACCTGCCAGACCGGCGCGACCTGAATCGCTCGTTCCCGGGTTCGCGGCGCGGCTCCCTCGCCGCTCGTCTCGCGCACCTGTTCTTCGCCGAGGTCGTGTCGCGCTGCGAGTTCGGCATCGACTACCACACCGGCTCCGCCGGACGCGACAACCTGCCGCAGATCCGCTGCGACGCCGACGACGAGGTCGTGCGCGACCTCGCGTGCGCGTTCGCGCCGCCGATCGTCGTCCACGCCAACGTCCGCGACGGGTCGCTGCGCGCGGCCGCGAACGCCGACGGCAAGCGCGTGCTGCTGTACGAAGCGGGCGAGGCGCTGCGGTTCGACGAGCGGGCGATCGAGCTCGGCGTGGCCGGGACGCTGCGCGTGCTCGCCGCGCTCGGCATGGTGCCGGACGGCGCCGGCCGCCCGGCGCAACCGCCGCCCGTGTCTCGCAAGACCGCCTGGGTCCGTGCGAGCCGCAGCGGCTTTTGCCACCTCGCCGTCGACCGCGGCCATCGCGTGAGCGCCGGCGACATCGTCGCGCGGATCGCGGACACGCACGGCCGCCGCACCGTCCCGGTGCGCACCAAGCTCGGCGGCGTCGTCATCGGCTGCTTGCGCACCGCCGTCGTCCACCGCGGCGAGGCCGTCGTTCACATCGCGGAGGTCGCCGCATGA
- a CDS encoding mechanosensitive ion channel family protein, translating into MSALTDTLRNLLEHDAMRDALRAAAILVAAAVAVRLVRRRLRRGALHARSNVLLQRVVGATIYAVGVAWALSELGLNLGVLLGAAGVLTIAGGFAAQTAASNLVSGLFLMVERPFQIGDVIQVGSNTGEVIAIDLLSTKLRTFDNLYVRVPNETVLKSEVTNVTHFPIRRYDMKLGVSYGADLEAVRDALFAVADANPLCLTEPAPLLIILGFGESSIDLQFSVWAARDQFLAMRNSLHDGVKRALDERGIEIPFPQRTLHVAAGTPPLPVRLAPGEDRPAGPV; encoded by the coding sequence ATGAGCGCCCTCACCGATACCCTGCGCAATCTGCTCGAACACGACGCGATGCGCGACGCTCTGCGCGCGGCGGCCATCCTGGTCGCCGCGGCGGTCGCGGTCCGGCTCGTACGGCGTCGCCTGCGCCGCGGCGCGCTGCACGCCCGCAGCAACGTGCTGCTGCAGCGCGTCGTCGGCGCGACGATCTACGCCGTCGGCGTCGCGTGGGCCCTGTCGGAACTCGGCCTGAACCTCGGCGTCCTGCTCGGTGCGGCAGGAGTGCTCACCATCGCCGGCGGGTTCGCGGCGCAAACCGCCGCATCCAACCTGGTGAGCGGTCTGTTCCTCATGGTCGAGCGGCCGTTTCAGATCGGCGATGTCATCCAGGTCGGCTCGAACACCGGCGAGGTCATCGCCATCGACCTTCTGTCGACGAAGCTGCGCACGTTCGACAACCTGTACGTGCGCGTGCCGAACGAGACCGTGCTCAAGTCGGAAGTCACCAACGTCACCCACTTCCCGATTCGCCGCTACGACATGAAACTGGGCGTGTCGTACGGGGCAGACCTGGAAGCGGTGCGCGACGCGCTGTTCGCCGTCGCGGACGCGAACCCGCTGTGCCTGACCGAGCCGGCGCCGCTGCTCATCATCCTCGGTTTCGGCGAGTCGTCGATCGACCTGCAGTTTTCCGTGTGGGCCGCGCGCGACCAATTCCTGGCGATGCGCAACTCGCTGCACGACGGAGTCAAGCGCGCGCTCGACGAACGCGGCATCGAGATCCCGTTCCCGCAGCGCACCCTGCACGTCGCCGCGGGCACGCCACCGCTGCCCGTACGCCTCGCACCGGGCGAGGACCGGCCTGCCGGGCCGGTGTAG
- a CDS encoding glutamate--cysteine ligase — protein sequence MDDRELPLFSAFGIEVEYMIVRDGDLNVAPLADRVLDAAGADGDTEVEVGDLAWSNELALHVIELKTNGPSATLDGLGRTFADHVARVERLLAPHGARLMPTAMHPWMDPAADTALWPHADADIYRAFDRIFGCRGHGWVNLQSIHVNLPFRGDREFAALHAACRVALPILPALAASSPICDGRVQPTLDTRMVVYRDNAARVPSVTGAVVPEPVYSRAEYEGDLLARIYRDLAPLDPAGVLRHEWVNARGCIARFDRSTIEIRVLDTQECAQADLAVAGATIETVRALVEERWAPAAAQKPWHHARLAELLDACVRDGDRAVVRDRDYLDLFAFPERSARAGELWQYLVEEAVSRAAAYPEWRRTLDIVWDRGCLARRIRDAVQAGGALRDVYARLCDCLRNDIAFV from the coding sequence ATGGACGATCGCGAGCTACCGCTGTTTTCGGCGTTCGGTATCGAAGTCGAGTACATGATCGTGCGCGACGGCGACCTGAACGTGGCGCCATTGGCCGACCGCGTGCTCGACGCGGCGGGTGCCGACGGCGACACCGAGGTCGAGGTCGGCGACCTCGCATGGTCCAACGAACTCGCCCTGCACGTGATCGAACTCAAGACCAACGGTCCGTCGGCGACGCTCGACGGCCTCGGGCGGACGTTTGCGGATCACGTGGCGCGCGTCGAACGGCTGCTCGCGCCGCACGGCGCGCGGCTGATGCCGACCGCGATGCACCCGTGGATGGACCCCGCCGCCGACACCGCGCTGTGGCCGCATGCCGACGCCGACATCTACCGCGCGTTCGACCGCATCTTCGGCTGCCGCGGGCACGGCTGGGTCAACTTGCAGTCGATCCACGTCAACCTGCCGTTTCGCGGCGATCGCGAGTTCGCGGCGCTCCACGCGGCCTGCCGCGTCGCGCTGCCGATCCTGCCCGCGCTCGCGGCCAGCTCGCCGATCTGCGACGGCCGCGTGCAACCGACCCTCGACACGCGCATGGTGGTGTACCGAGACAACGCCGCGCGCGTGCCGTCGGTCACGGGCGCCGTCGTTCCGGAGCCGGTCTACTCGCGCGCCGAGTACGAGGGCGACCTGCTGGCGCGCATCTACCGCGACCTCGCGCCACTCGACCCGGCCGGCGTGCTCCGGCACGAATGGGTCAACGCGCGCGGCTGCATCGCCCGGTTCGACCGGAGCACGATCGAAATCCGCGTCCTCGACACGCAGGAGTGCGCGCAGGCCGATCTCGCTGTCGCCGGCGCGACGATCGAGACCGTGCGCGCGCTCGTCGAGGAACGGTGGGCTCCGGCCGCGGCGCAGAAGCCGTGGCACCACGCGCGGCTGGCGGAGCTGCTCGACGCGTGCGTGCGCGACGGCGACCGCGCGGTGGTGCGCGACCGCGACTACCTCGACCTGTTCGCGTTTCCCGAGCGGTCGGCCCGCGCCGGCGAGCTGTGGCAGTACCTGGTCGAGGAGGCCGTGAGTCGGGCGGCGGCGTATCCCGAGTGGCGCCGGACGCTCGACATCGTGTGGGATCGCGGGTGTCTCGCGCGGCGAATCCGCGACGCGGTGCAGGCTGGCGGCGCGCTGCGCGACGTGTACGCGCGGCTGTGCGATTGCCTGCGCAACGACATCGCGTTCGTTTGA
- a CDS encoding ATP-dependent zinc protease, producing the protein MSPRDKRVVGWREWIRLPDLGPALVKAKVDTGARTSALHATDVEIVRTRAGEVVRFTWWPKQRTHRGAARATAPLVGYRAVTSSSGHTERRPVIRTRVDIGGDVWPIELTLTRRDVMGFRMLLGRQALRGHAIVDPARSFVTRKVRATRKARDG; encoded by the coding sequence ATGAGCCCACGCGACAAGCGGGTCGTCGGCTGGCGCGAATGGATCCGCCTGCCCGACCTCGGACCCGCGCTGGTCAAAGCCAAGGTGGACACGGGGGCGCGCACGTCCGCGCTGCACGCCACCGACGTCGAGATCGTGCGCACGCGCGCCGGCGAGGTCGTGCGGTTCACCTGGTGGCCGAAGCAACGGACCCATCGCGGCGCGGCTCGCGCAACCGCGCCACTGGTGGGCTACCGCGCGGTGACGAGTTCGAGTGGCCACACCGAACGCCGGCCGGTGATCCGCACGCGCGTCGACATCGGCGGCGACGTGTGGCCGATCGAACTCACGCTCACGCGCCGCGACGTGATGGGTTTCCGCATGCTGCTGGGCCGCCAGGCCCTTCGGGGCCACGCGATCGTCGACCCGGCGCGGTCATTCGTCACGCGCAAGGTGCGCGCGACGCGAAAGGCACGCGATGGCTGA
- a CDS encoding 30S ribosomal protein S6--L-glutamate ligase has protein sequence MHIGILSRKGSLYSTRRLREAAEARGHTVSVVDYSRCYMNITSHRPQVLLSGKPLRFDAVIPRIGASLTFYGTAVVRQFEMIGVFSANESQAIARSRDKLRALQLLAAEGVGLPVTGFARSTKDIDGLIDVVGGAPLIVKLLEGTQGVGVVLAETHKAAESVIAAFRQLDANILVQEFIKEAGGSDIRAFVVDGKVVAAMKRQGPEGEFRSNLHRGGSATSIKLSPEERSTAVRSAKILGLRVAGVDMLRSNHGPLVMEVNSSPGLEGIETATGVDVAGKIIEFVEKNAASGRRRDRIKG, from the coding sequence ATGCACATCGGCATCCTGTCCCGCAAGGGATCGCTGTACTCGACCCGCCGGCTGCGGGAAGCGGCCGAAGCGCGCGGCCACACGGTATCGGTCGTCGACTACTCCCGCTGCTACATGAACATCACGTCGCACCGGCCGCAGGTGCTGCTCAGCGGCAAGCCGCTGCGGTTCGACGCCGTGATCCCGCGCATCGGCGCGTCGCTGACGTTCTACGGCACGGCGGTCGTGCGCCAGTTCGAGATGATCGGCGTGTTTTCCGCCAACGAGTCCCAGGCGATCGCGCGGTCGCGCGACAAACTGCGCGCGCTGCAGTTGCTCGCCGCCGAGGGAGTGGGGCTGCCGGTGACCGGCTTTGCCCGGTCGACCAAGGACATCGACGGCCTGATCGACGTGGTCGGTGGCGCACCGCTCATCGTCAAGCTACTCGAGGGGACCCAAGGCGTCGGCGTCGTCCTCGCCGAGACCCACAAGGCGGCCGAGTCGGTCATCGCGGCGTTCCGCCAGCTCGACGCCAACATCCTCGTGCAAGAGTTCATCAAGGAAGCCGGCGGCTCCGACATCCGCGCATTCGTCGTCGACGGCAAGGTCGTCGCCGCGATGAAGCGCCAGGGGCCGGAGGGCGAGTTCCGGTCCAACCTGCACCGCGGCGGCTCGGCGACGAGCATCAAGCTGTCGCCCGAGGAACGCAGCACGGCGGTCCGGTCGGCGAAGATCCTCGGCCTGCGCGTGGCGGGCGTCGACATGTTGCGGTCGAACCACGGACCGCTCGTCATGGAGGTCAACTCGTCGCCGGGGCTCGAGGGCATCGAGACCGCGACCGGCGTCGATGTCGCCGGCAAGATCATCGAGTTCGTCGAGAAAAATGCGGCGAGCGGGAGGCGGCGCGATCGCATCAAAGGCTGA